A genomic region of Rhipicephalus sanguineus isolate Rsan-2018 chromosome 1, BIME_Rsan_1.4, whole genome shotgun sequence contains the following coding sequences:
- the LOC119405087 gene encoding selenoprotein K isoform X1, translated as MPYINERGEIMESRPLWRIGTITDFFQGLARMVTLFFQTLFMMDSDSSSRSSSSRLGGPSGRRSPGQQPRRRLAGFGNLDSGTMNCSIPGGG; from the exons ATGCCTTATATCAACGAAC GAGGCGAAATCATGGAGTCGCGGCCTCTGTGGCGGATAGGAACCATTACCGATTTTTTCCAAGGTTTGGCACGGATGGTCACTTTATT CTTTCAGACTTTGTTTATG ATGGATTCTGATAGTTCAAGCAGATCATCGTCGTCAAGGCTTGGAGGTCCAAGTGGGAGAAG ATCTCCTGGACAGCAGCCGAGACGCAGACTAGCCGGTTTTGGAAACCTCGACTCTG GCACAATGAACTGCTCCATTCCTGGTGGCGGATGA
- the LOC119405081 gene encoding 60S ribosomal protein L14 translates to MTLRTFVEIGRVVYLTHGKYRGRLCGIVNIVDQNRAVVDGPETGVPRQAVPFKHMRLTRQKIRVPMGTSTKVVRKAWKKNDVTQKWNESALAKKLAARRLKANMNDFDRFKLRRAKQSFNKVVRLRFLKLKSLSKKAAKKSQPEKREKKAAPKKK, encoded by the exons ATG ACCCTGCGGACATTTGTGGAGATCGGCCGGGTGGTCTACCTGACCCATGGCAAATATCGGGGACGACTCTGCGGCATCGTCAATATTGTCGACCAGAACAGG GCTGTGGTTGATGGTCCTGAAACCGGAGTACCACGCCAAGCAGTTCCATTCAAGCACATGAGACTCACTCGGCAGAAAATCCGGGTCCCTATGGGCACATCCACAAAGGTTGTACGCAAGGCCTGGAAGAAGAATGATGTTACTCAGAAGTGGAACGAGTCTGCGCTTGCCAAGAAGCTCGCTGCTCGTCGTCTG AAGGCCAACATGAACGATTTCGACCGGTTCAAGCTGCGGCGGGCAAAGCAGTCG TTCAACAAGGTTGTGCGGCTCCGGTTCTTGAAATTGAAGTCCCTTTCAAAGAAGGCTGCCAAGAAATCTCAGccagagaagagagagaagaaagctgCACCTAAAAAGAAGTGA
- the LOC119405071 gene encoding tigger transposable element-derived protein 6-like, producing the protein MAPVKRKAVSLDTKLQILQDSRRGFKVSALVKKYKLAQSTVSTILKTGSTAIAKAGTSGHADQRKRVREPLYADVEEALYNWFLTTRARNVPISGPILAAKAKNFAFLLGRPDFEPGGGWIQRFKDRHGIVYKNVVGEAASLDSQAKEEWLLEKLPGVLERYADKDVYNCDETALFFQMMPSKTHALKGDPCPGGKHSKLRVTVLLCANMDGSHRLKPFVIGRSKKPTCFKNQHIPVRYRSNKKAWMTRQLFEEWLLEVDGIMEGQGRKVVLLLDNCSAHAVSPKLTSIELMFLPPNTTAGLQPLDAGIIANFKALYRRRVLEWLILVIDRPAPGTSADAELKISLLKAVRFVYGAWYEVKQSTISNCFKKAGFVRQDEASPPADSATDTAEAADLAELWAHVAGCDTDGVSMDEFLTADCAASSCEEITDEAIAGDVLSRQATALSDDSSDSDNEAGSSTLAPTSMSTLSALSTIDQLIDFMHSKGLPEVFAQQLEGMHAAVVKLRLPRKQAKISDYLGAPKA; encoded by the coding sequence ATGGCGCCGGTCAAGCGCAAAGCTGTGTCACTTGACACAAAGTTGCAAATATTGCAGGATTCTCGGCGCGGCTTCAAGGTGAGCGCCCTCGTGAAGAAGTACAAGCTTGCCCAGTCGACAGTATCCACAATTTTGAAAACTGGGAGCACAGCGATTGCCAAGGCCGGAACGAGCGGCCACGCCGACCAGCGGAAAAGGGTTAGGGAGCCTCTGTACGCCGACGTCGAAGAGGCGCTGTACAATTGGTTTCTGACCACTCGTGCCCGTAACGTGCCCATCAGTGGGCCAATACTTGCTGCGAAGGCTAAAAATTTCGCCTTTCTTCTCGGACGGCCGGATTTTGAGCCTGGAGGAGGCTGGATACAGCGTTTTAAAGATCGACACGGCATTGTTTACAAAAACGTGGTAGGAGAAGCGGCGTCGTTGGATTCCCAGGCAAAAGAGGAGTGGCTACTGGAAAAGCTACCCGGCGTCCTGGAGCGCTACGCGGACAAGGACGTGTACAACTGCGACGAGACCGCTCTTTTTTTTCAAATGATGCCGTCAAAAACGCACGCACTAAAAGGTGACCCATGCCCCGGCGGAAAGCATTCCAAACTGAGGGTAACAGTGTTGCTGTGCGCCAACATGGACGGGAGCCACCGCCTCAAGCCCTTCGTGATCGGGCGATCAAAGAAACCGACATGCTTCAAAAATCAGCATATCCCGGTCCGCTATCGCAGCAACAAAAAAGCGTGGATGACCCGTCAACTATTTGAGGAATGGCTGCTCGAAGTGGACGGGATAATGGAAGGTCAAGGCAGAAAAGTGGTGTTGCTACTTGACAATTGCAGCGCACACGCCGTCAGCCCCAAGCTAACATCTATTGAACTGATGTTTCTGCCTCCAAATACGACGGCAGGTCTGCAGCCGTTGGATGCCGGTATCATCGCTAACTTTAAAGCCTTGTATCGGCGGCGCGTGCTGGAGTGGCTGATACTGGTCATTGACCGCCCAGCTCCTGGCACGTCGGCCGACGCTGAGTTGAAGATCAGCCTTCTGAAGGCCGTGCGCTTCGTGTATGGGGCTTGGTACGAGGTCAAACAGTCCACGATCAGCAACTGTTTTAAGAAGGCGGGCTTTGTGCGCCAGGACGAAGCTTCCCCGCCTGCTGATAGCgcgaccgacacagctgaagcCGCCGACCTGGCTGAGCTCTGGGCGCACGTCGCTGGTTGTGACACAGATGGCGTGTCGATGGACGAGTTTCTGACGGCAGATTGCGCTGCATCGTCCTGCGAAGAAATCACTGACGAGGCGATCGCCGGGGATGTGTTGTCGCGGCAGGCGACAGCGTTGAGCGACGACAGCAGCGACAGTGACAACGAGGCTGGCAGTAGCACTTTGGCCCCGACCTCCATGTCCACGTTAAGTGCACTGTCGACGATCGACCAGTTGATTGACTTCATGCACTCCAAAGGACTGCCGGAAGTGTTCGCGCAGCAGCTGGAAGGCATGCACGCCGCAGTCGTGAAGCTGCGACTGCCGCGAAAGCAGGCGAAAATATCGGACTATTTAGGTGCGCCTAAAGCTTGA
- the LOC119405087 gene encoding selenoprotein K isoform X2 translates to MPYINERGEIMESRPLWRIGTITDFFQGLARMVTLLINSAFQMDSDSSSRSSSSRLGGPSGRRSPGQQPRRRLAGFGNLDSGTMNCSIPGGG, encoded by the exons ATGCCTTATATCAACGAAC GAGGCGAAATCATGGAGTCGCGGCCTCTGTGGCGGATAGGAACCATTACCGATTTTTTCCAAGGTTTGGCACGGATGGTCACTTTATT AATTAATTCTGCATTTCAGATGGATTCTGATAGTTCAAGCAGATCATCGTCGTCAAGGCTTGGAGGTCCAAGTGGGAGAAG ATCTCCTGGACAGCAGCCGAGACGCAGACTAGCCGGTTTTGGAAACCTCGACTCTG GCACAATGAACTGCTCCATTCCTGGTGGCGGATGA